One window of Fusobacterium polymorphum genomic DNA carries:
- a CDS encoding DUF3307 domain-containing protein, which produces MTIAILISIHLLADFLFQTSIYSEKKRKKLKPLLLHCFIYFIVFEIVLLPILQFKKAFLLGMIISVLHFFINFTKNKLEKSFPQRRLQIWIFSINQLIHFVILIGMYYIFNLENSVSNLYVKLQAYENFKIIILYISVFSIIFEPASVFIRKLFTSISPKTSPKENLEELKAGNIIGKLERIIIAILLLNNQFGVIGFVLTAKSIARFKQMEDKNFAEKYLIGTLTSFLIVLATVLILKGLL; this is translated from the coding sequence ATGACTATAGCTATTTTAATAAGTATTCATTTATTAGCAGATTTTCTATTCCAAACTTCTATTTATTCAGAGAAAAAAAGGAAGAAGCTAAAACCTTTACTTTTACATTGTTTTATTTATTTTATAGTTTTTGAAATTGTATTGTTGCCAATCTTACAATTTAAAAAGGCATTTCTATTAGGAATGATTATTTCAGTTTTACATTTTTTTATTAATTTTACAAAAAATAAATTAGAAAAAAGTTTTCCTCAAAGAAGATTACAAATTTGGATTTTTTCTATTAATCAATTAATTCATTTTGTTATATTAATAGGAATGTACTATATTTTTAATTTAGAAAATTCAGTTAGTAATCTTTATGTAAAATTACAAGCTTATGAAAATTTTAAAATAATAATTCTTTATATTTCAGTCTTTTCTATAATATTTGAGCCTGCTTCTGTATTTATTAGAAAATTATTTACTTCAATTTCTCCTAAAACTTCTCCAAAAGAAAATTTAGAAGAATTAAAAGCTGGAAATATTATTGGAAAACTTGAAAGAATAATTATTGCTATTCTTTTATTAAATAATCAATTTGGAGTTATTGGTTTTGTTTTGACGGCTAAAAGTATTGCACGTTTTAAACAAATGGAAGATAAAAACTTTGCTGAGAAATATTTGATAGGAACATTAACAAGTTTCTTAATAGTATTGGCTACTGTTTTAATTTTAAAAGGACTGTTGTAA
- the brnQ gene encoding branched-chain amino acid transport system II carrier protein, with amino-acid sequence MYKTKDILLTGFALFAMLFGAGNLIFPPMLGYETSSSWILTMLAFIITGVGFPFLGILSVSIAGNGIKDFANRVSPTFSKIFAIISILAIGPMLAIPRTGATAYEITFLYNGMENPIYKYIYLIAYFGIVILFSLRANKVIDRVGKILTPILLILLFLIIVKGVFFTNLSIKHDIYPHAFKRGFLEGYQTMDTIASIAYAGIILAAIKSGRTLTQKQEFSFLVKSGLVAIISLALIYGGFALVGAKMHSVLATDDKIELLVKTTSYLLGNYGILVLAICVAGACLTTAIGLVATVGEFFSSITSFKYENIVIFTVIISFLLSILGVESIIRISVPILVFIYPVIISLIILNLFGKYIKNNYVYKGVVLFTGIIGLIESLDSLGLNNYYTDSVLEILPFSDYGLTWLFPGIIGYILFSLMFRKAKMIENKL; translated from the coding sequence ATGTATAAAACAAAAGATATTTTATTAACTGGTTTTGCACTTTTTGCAATGTTATTTGGAGCTGGAAATTTGATATTTCCTCCAATGCTAGGATATGAAACTAGTTCAAGTTGGATATTAACAATGTTAGCATTTATTATAACAGGAGTTGGTTTTCCTTTTTTGGGAATTTTATCTGTTTCTATTGCTGGAAATGGTATAAAAGATTTTGCTAACAGAGTCTCTCCAACATTTTCAAAAATTTTTGCTATTATCTCAATCTTAGCAATAGGTCCAATGTTAGCAATTCCAAGAACAGGAGCGACTGCTTATGAAATAACCTTTCTATATAATGGAATGGAGAATCCTATATATAAATATATCTATTTAATTGCTTACTTTGGAATAGTTATTTTGTTTTCATTGAGGGCTAATAAAGTTATTGATAGAGTTGGAAAAATATTAACTCCAATATTATTAATACTTTTATTTTTAATAATAGTAAAAGGAGTATTTTTTACTAACTTATCTATAAAACATGATATATATCCTCATGCTTTTAAAAGAGGTTTCTTAGAAGGATATCAAACTATGGATACAATTGCTTCTATTGCTTATGCTGGGATTATTCTAGCTGCTATAAAAAGTGGAAGAACTTTAACTCAAAAACAAGAATTTTCTTTTTTAGTAAAATCAGGTCTTGTTGCTATAATTTCATTAGCTCTAATATATGGAGGTTTTGCACTTGTTGGAGCAAAGATGCACTCTGTTTTAGCCACAGATGACAAAATAGAATTATTGGTAAAAACAACTTCTTATCTTTTAGGAAATTACGGAATTCTAGTGTTAGCTATATGTGTTGCAGGAGCTTGTCTTACAACTGCAATAGGCTTAGTCGCTACCGTTGGAGAATTTTTTAGTTCAATAACTTCTTTCAAATATGAAAATATAGTAATTTTTACTGTAATTATTAGTTTTTTATTATCAATTTTAGGAGTTGAAAGTATAATTAGAATTTCTGTACCTATTTTAGTTTTTATTTATCCTGTAATAATTTCTTTGATAATTTTAAATTTATTTGGAAAATATATAAAGAATAATTATGTCTATAAAGGTGTGGTCTTATTTACTGGAATCATTGGGCTTATAGAAAGTTTAGATTCATTAGGACTTAACAATTATTATACAGACTCAGTCTTAGAAATACTTCCATTTTCAGATTATGGTTTAACTTGGTTATTTCCAGGTATAATTGGATATATACTTTTCTCACTAATGTTTAGAAAAGCAAAAATGATAGAAAACAAATTATAA
- a CDS encoding SatD family protein: protein MKKYSALMIDLKNSRSYSIQDRNNIQNTILNSIKILNKIFKNSIKKEVEFSAGDEIQGLFISPESTYLYYRLFSMLIFPIEIHSGIGYGTWDIVMNNESSTAQDGTVYHYARKAIDEAKKSLEYSVLFYSSNKNDLIINSLINSSNLLALKQSKYQNNLMLLTEILYPIVYKNVFDPEELKKLLQFIQFEKKENLIIDGNFSMEPVQIKEENFYITEGKKRGLSTQISKLLGISRQSAEKAIKTGNIYDLRNLTIAILKAMDSIQGESL, encoded by the coding sequence TTGAAAAAATATTCTGCATTGATGATAGATTTAAAGAATTCTCGTTCTTACTCTATTCAAGATAGAAATAATATTCAAAATACTATATTAAATAGTATAAAAATTTTAAATAAAATCTTTAAAAATTCTATTAAAAAAGAAGTAGAGTTTAGTGCAGGTGATGAAATTCAAGGGCTATTTATTAGTCCAGAATCTACTTATCTATATTATAGACTTTTTTCTATGCTTATTTTTCCAATTGAAATACATTCTGGAATAGGTTATGGAACTTGGGATATTGTAATGAATAATGAAAGTAGTACTGCACAAGATGGAACAGTCTATCACTATGCTAGAAAAGCTATTGATGAGGCTAAAAAATCTTTAGAATACTCTGTACTTTTTTACTCAAGTAATAAAAATGACCTTATCATAAATTCTTTAATCAATAGTAGTAACTTACTTGCTTTAAAACAAAGTAAGTATCAAAATAACTTGATGTTATTGACAGAAATTCTATACCCTATTGTTTATAAGAATGTATTTGATCCTGAAGAATTAAAGAAACTGCTGCAATTTATTCAATTTGAAAAAAAAGAAAATTTGATAATAGATGGTAATTTTTCTATGGAACCTGTTCAAATAAAGGAAGAAAATTTCTATATAACAGAAGGTAAAAAAAGAGGTCTATCAACTCAAATTTCAAAATTATTAGGTATTAGTAGACAAAGTGCTGAGAAAGCTATAAAGACTGGAAATATTTATGACTTAAGAAATTTGACTATAGCTATTTTAAAAGCTATGGATAGCATACAAGGAGAAAGCTTATGA
- a CDS encoding DUF3601 domain-containing protein, giving the protein MSKIILILPFVFLFIGIFTVIYIMYMTIFEKRRKKMKNKEMNKLRKTLSPYEFESTQKNAVNKRFSFMEYLYSGDYIKVIKDFKDYYGFTHQAGEEFYFACAYFLPYEDGYTLYISKDKININAIYLQDRAESQREICYNLKEYFEIIEQGRFKR; this is encoded by the coding sequence ATGTCTAAAATTATATTAATACTTCCATTTGTATTTCTATTTATTGGAATTTTTACTGTTATTTATATTATGTATATGACTATATTTGAAAAAAGAAGGAAAAAAATGAAAAACAAAGAAATGAATAAATTAAGAAAAACTCTATCTCCTTATGAGTTTGAAAGCACTCAAAAAAATGCTGTTAATAAAAGGTTTAGCTTTATGGAATATTTATATTCAGGAGATTATATAAAAGTTATAAAAGATTTTAAAGATTATTATGGTTTTACTCACCAAGCAGGTGAAGAATTTTATTTTGCTTGTGCATATTTTTTACCTTATGAAGATGGTTATACTTTGTATATTTCAAAAGATAAAATTAATATTAATGCCATCTATCTTCAAGATAGAGCAGAAAGTCAAAGAGAAATTTGTTATAACTTGAAAGAATATTTTGAGATTATAGAACAAGGGAGATTTAAAAGATAG
- a CDS encoding DUF3601 domain-containing protein, with protein sequence MYSYLYDNKFLLWTTIIFMFIGMITVTVILYLFFLSIIKRKKEKGKLSEKHSPYDFESSQQNVLNKSFNFQKYLYSGDYVKVIKTFKDYDGFTHPVGEKWYFACQYFLQSEYGDVLYISTDKINIDTIYLEDRENNLYAHPEEYFKILEQGRFKRKVF encoded by the coding sequence ATGTATTCTTATTTATATGATAATAAATTCTTATTGTGGACTACTATTATATTTATGTTTATTGGAATGATTACTGTCACTGTTATTCTATACCTATTCTTTTTATCAATTATTAAAAGAAAAAAAGAAAAGGGGAAACTTTCAGAGAAACATTCTCCTTATGACTTTGAAAGTAGTCAACAAAATGTCCTTAATAAAAGTTTTAACTTTCAAAAATATCTTTATTCAGGAGATTATGTAAAAGTTATAAAAACTTTTAAGGATTACGATGGTTTTACTCACCCAGTGGGTGAAAAGTGGTATTTTGCTTGTCAGTATTTTTTGCAGTCTGAATATGGAGATGTCCTTTATATTTCAACTGATAAAATTAATATAGATACTATCTATCTTGAAGATAGAGAAAATAATCTTTATGCACATCCAGAAGAATATTTTAAAATTTTAGAACAAGGAAGGTTTAAAAGGAAAGTGTTTTAA
- a CDS encoding VOC family protein, which yields MYIEHIAMYVNDLEKTKEFFIKYLGAKSNNIYHNKKTDFKSYFLSFDSGCRLEIMTKPELVDDVKDLKRTGFIHIAFSVGSKEKVDKLTEILKEDGYEVVSGPRTTGDGYYESCIVGIEGNQIEITV from the coding sequence ATGTATATAGAACACATAGCAATGTATGTAAATGATTTAGAAAAAACTAAGGAATTTTTTATTAAGTATTTAGGTGCAAAATCAAATAATATTTATCATAATAAAAAAACTGATTTTAAATCTTATTTTTTAAGTTTTGACAGTGGTTGTCGTTTAGAAATTATGACTAAGCCAGAATTAGTTGATGATGTAAAAGATTTAAAAAGAACAGGTTTTATCCATATTGCATTCAGTGTTGGAAGCAAAGAAAAAGTAGATAAATTGACTGAAATACTAAAAGAAGATGGTTATGAAGTTGTAAGTGGACCAAGAACAACAGGTGATGGCTATTATGAAAGTTGTATTGTTGGTATTGAAGGCAATCAAATAGAAATTACAGTTTAA
- a CDS encoding immunity 26/phosphotriesterase HocA family protein, with translation MKLIFELTNEQRKYLGLIPVEEHWELVKFDNNVYYYFEDDIIKKEITVSKNYYHEAELNEKTAENRTMILPKTARGKIKKFNYTATQSFSPFGNYFTFSTDGVIIANYTTQRTYYSERFSEKNISLDNLKNWLDKWIKECTEEDLKEIEEFKNAKRKHCKFKEGDFFAFKIGRREWAFGRILLDVAKLRKDENFEKNKNYGLAHLMGKPLIIKVYHKISDNKNVDLKELSKCLALPSQAIMDNIFYYGEGIILGNLPLEDHEYDDMLISVSESISYIDKDIAYLQYGLIYKEIPLSDYQKLIKELKVDAQTFRREGIGFVIDTDNLKECIKAKSNSPCWEKHNKRKVLDLKNPAHIELKRKIFKAFGLDADKTYKENLKL, from the coding sequence ATGAAATTAATATTTGAATTGACTAACGAACAAAGAAAATATTTAGGACTTATTCCTGTGGAAGAACACTGGGAACTTGTAAAGTTTGATAATAATGTTTATTATTATTTTGAAGATGATATTATAAAAAAAGAAATAACAGTTAGTAAAAATTATTATCATGAAGCTGAATTAAATGAAAAGACAGCAGAAAATCGTACAATGATCCTTCCAAAAACAGCAAGAGGAAAAATTAAAAAGTTTAATTATACAGCAACTCAATCTTTTTCACCTTTTGGAAATTATTTTACTTTTTCAACTGATGGAGTAATTATTGCAAATTATACAACACAAAGAACCTATTATTCAGAAAGATTTAGTGAAAAAAATATATCTCTTGATAATTTAAAGAACTGGCTAGATAAATGGATAAAAGAGTGCACTGAAGAAGATTTAAAAGAAATTGAAGAATTTAAAAATGCTAAAAGAAAACATTGTAAATTCAAAGAAGGAGATTTCTTTGCTTTTAAAATTGGAAGAAGAGAATGGGCATTTGGTAGAATTTTACTAGATGTTGCTAAATTAAGAAAAGATGAAAATTTTGAAAAGAATAAAAATTATGGTTTAGCTCATCTTATGGGAAAACCTTTAATAATAAAAGTCTATCATAAAATAAGTGATAATAAAAATGTTGATTTAAAAGAATTATCTAAGTGTTTAGCATTACCTTCACAAGCTATTATGGATAATATTTTTTATTATGGTGAAGGCATTATTTTAGGAAATTTACCTTTGGAAGATCATGAATATGATGATATGTTAATTTCAGTTAGTGAAAGTATAAGTTATATTGATAAAGATATAGCATACTTGCAATATGGACTTATATATAAAGAAATTCCTCTTTCTGATTATCAAAAACTTATTAAAGAATTAAAAGTTGATGCTCAAACTTTTAGAAGAGAAGGAATAGGTTTTGTAATAGATACTGATAATCTAAAAGAGTGTATAAAAGCAAAGTCTAATTCTCCTTGCTGGGAAAAACATAATAAACGAAAAGTGCTTGATTTAAAAAATCCAGCTCATATAGAACTGAAAAGAAAAATTTTTAAAGCCTTTGGACTTGATGCAGATAAAACTTATAAAGAAAATTTAAAGTTATAG
- a CDS encoding WGR domain-containing protein encodes MIEALHFKDQKTDKFWFVETLVCEMMVNYGKTGTTGKYEIKEFDNKQDCEKEALKLINSKKKKGYKEFVEFDRNNHYYFDDEEYGLNPLTSHPTFRKYFSNEIYYDCGDEEAPFGSDEGHDAFSELEESVRKKKKINFFDFPRVIIEEIWEMDYLTPDLEKTDEELKVQAKLNYNGLPGEQIILQSDQVILAVTFGQAKITGKIDKDLLELALKSLNRMDKLNRLIWKWGKEEATYCIETMRKDLIKYKEDFKN; translated from the coding sequence ATGATAGAGGCACTTCATTTTAAAGATCAAAAAACTGATAAATTTTGGTTTGTAGAAACACTTGTTTGTGAAATGATGGTTAATTATGGAAAGACTGGAACAACAGGTAAATATGAAATAAAAGAATTTGATAATAAACAAGATTGTGAAAAAGAAGCTTTGAAACTAATAAATTCAAAAAAGAAAAAAGGTTATAAGGAGTTTGTAGAATTTGATAGAAATAACCATTATTATTTTGATGATGAAGAATACGGTTTAAATCCTTTAACAAGTCATCCAACTTTTAGAAAATATTTTTCAAATGAAATTTACTATGACTGTGGAGATGAGGAAGCTCCTTTTGGTAGTGATGAAGGACATGATGCTTTCTCTGAATTAGAAGAAAGTGTAAGAAAGAAAAAGAAAATAAATTTTTTTGATTTTCCAAGAGTAATAATTGAGGAAATTTGGGAAATGGATTATTTAACTCCTGATTTAGAAAAAACAGATGAAGAATTAAAAGTACAGGCAAAATTAAATTATAATGGTTTACCAGGTGAACAAATAATTTTACAAAGTGATCAAGTAATTTTAGCTGTTACTTTTGGTCAAGCAAAAATTACAGGAAAAATAGATAAAGATTTATTGGAATTAGCTTTAAAATCTTTAAATAGAATGGATAAATTGAATAGACTTATTTGGAAGTGGGGTAAAGAAGAAGCAACTTATTGTATTGAAACTATGAGAAAAGATTTAATAAAATATAAAGAAGATTTTAAAAACTAA
- a CDS encoding cysteine synthase family protein produces the protein MQQEKMKYLENLVGKTPMLELIFDYKGEERRIFVKNESYNLTGSIKDRMAFYTLKKAYEKGEIKKGAPIVEATSGNTGIAFSAMGAILGHPVIIYMPDWMSEERKCLIRSLGANIVLVSREEGGFLGSIEKTKEFAKNNPSTYLPSQFSNPYNSEAHYYGVGLEIVNEMKGLNLNIDGFVAGVGTGGTVMGIGQRIKENFPNAKISPLEPLNSPTLSTRYKVAKHRIEGISDEFIPDLVKLDKLDEVVSVDDGDAIIMAQKLAKCGLGVGISSGANFIGALMLQNKLGKDSVIITVFPDDNKKYLSTDLMREERIKEHFLSKEITLKGIKNVLRIF, from the coding sequence ATGCAACAAGAAAAAATGAAATATCTAGAAAATTTAGTTGGAAAAACTCCTATGTTAGAATTAATTTTTGATTATAAGGGAGAAGAAAGAAGAATTTTTGTAAAAAATGAAAGTTATAATTTAACTGGAAGTATTAAAGATAGAATGGCATTTTATACCTTGAAAAAGGCTTATGAAAAAGGTGAGATTAAAAAAGGAGCACCTATTGTTGAAGCAACAAGTGGAAACACAGGGATAGCTTTTTCAGCTATGGGAGCAATTCTAGGACACCCTGTTATTATTTATATGCCTGATTGGATGAGTGAAGAAAGAAAATGTTTAATTCGTTCTCTTGGGGCAAATATAGTTTTAGTGAGTAGGGAAGAAGGAGGATTTTTAGGAAGTATAGAAAAAACAAAAGAATTTGCTAAAAATAATCCTAGCACTTATTTGCCTAGTCAATTCTCTAATCCATATAACAGTGAAGCACATTATTATGGAGTAGGTTTAGAAATAGTAAACGAAATGAAAGGTTTAAATTTGAATATTGATGGTTTTGTTGCAGGAGTTGGAACTGGTGGAACTGTTATGGGGATAGGACAAAGAATTAAAGAAAATTTTCCTAATGCAAAAATATCTCCACTTGAACCTTTAAATTCTCCAACTTTATCTACTAGATATAAAGTTGCTAAACATAGAATAGAAGGAATTTCTGATGAGTTTATTCCTGATTTAGTAAAATTAGATAAACTTGATGAAGTTGTAAGTGTAGATGATGGAGACGCCATTATTATGGCACAAAAACTTGCTAAATGTGGTTTAGGAGTTGGGATATCATCAGGAGCTAATTTTATAGGAGCATTGATGTTACAAAATAAACTTGGAAAAGATAGTGTTATTATAACAGTATTTCCTGATGATAATAAAAAATATCTAAGTACAGATTTGATGAGAGAAGAAAGAATAAAAGAACATTTCTTATCAAAAGAGATTACTCTTAAAGGAATAAAAAATGTTCTTAGGATATTTTAA